The following proteins come from a genomic window of Micromonospora echinofusca:
- a CDS encoding L,D-transpeptidase yields the protein MELRRRLAVLAVTIAAAPLALGGCTADREPGARPAEGRAAAAPELTVTPADRAREVPITAEVGTAVRNGKVTAVRITDDKGARVEAEPREDGSGWVPKAPLQPKRTYTAEVTATGDSGTTTTRKTTFTTMPKSTKPQITSTLYFAGNRTYGTAMPVTVAFDPPIPKEARADVQRRLFVKTDPPQPGAWSWVSDGSQAYYRAPDYWRPGTSISVRAGLEGLPIGKERVGDSDRTATSKIGRQVALEIDNATKQMSVLRDGKVVRKIPVSMGKPSTPTSSGKMVIMEKHEFTTFDTRGSADPYVVDVEDAQRLTWGGEFIHAAPWSVGDQGSTNVSHGCTNVSNEAADWLMGVTQVGDLVTIKGTEVELNEGNGWTAWNVSWDEFVKGSALPVPAGLRPSPSAAPHPGAVAGGSPAPAPSVRGG from the coding sequence ATGGAGTTGAGGCGGCGACTGGCGGTGCTGGCCGTGACGATCGCGGCCGCGCCGTTGGCCCTCGGCGGGTGCACCGCCGACCGCGAACCGGGCGCCCGGCCGGCCGAGGGACGGGCCGCGGCGGCACCGGAGTTGACCGTGACGCCCGCCGACCGCGCCCGGGAGGTGCCGATCACCGCCGAGGTGGGAACCGCGGTCAGGAACGGCAAGGTCACCGCCGTCCGGATCACCGACGACAAGGGCGCTCGGGTCGAGGCGGAGCCCCGGGAGGACGGCTCGGGGTGGGTGCCGAAGGCGCCGTTGCAGCCGAAGCGCACCTACACCGCGGAGGTGACCGCCACGGGCGACTCGGGAACGACGACCACCCGGAAGACCACCTTCACCACGATGCCGAAATCGACGAAGCCGCAAATCACCAGCACGCTGTACTTCGCCGGTAATCGGACGTACGGCACCGCCATGCCGGTGACCGTGGCGTTCGACCCGCCCATTCCGAAAGAGGCCAGGGCCGACGTGCAGCGCCGATTGTTCGTGAAGACGGATCCGCCGCAGCCGGGCGCCTGGTCGTGGGTGTCCGACGGCAGCCAGGCCTATTACCGGGCCCCCGATTACTGGCGGCCAGGAACCAGCATCAGCGTCCGCGCCGGGCTGGAGGGCCTGCCGATCGGCAAGGAGCGGGTCGGCGACTCCGACCGCACCGCCACCTCGAAGATCGGACGGCAGGTAGCCCTGGAGATCGACAACGCGACCAAGCAGATGTCGGTGCTGCGGGACGGCAAGGTGGTCCGCAAGATCCCCGTCAGCATGGGCAAGCCGAGCACGCCGACGTCCAGCGGCAAGATGGTGATCATGGAGAAGCACGAGTTCACGACGTTCGACACCCGGGGTTCGGCCGACCCTTACGTGGTCGACGTCGAGGACGCCCAGCGGCTCACCTGGGGCGGCGAGTTCATCCACGCCGCGCCCTGGTCGGTGGGGGACCAGGGCAGCACCAACGTCTCGCACGGCTGCACCAACGTGTCCAACGAGGCCGCGGACTGGCTGATGGGCGTCACGCAGGTCGGCGACCTGGTCACCATCAAGGGCACCGAGGTCGAGTTGAACGAGGGCAACGGCTGGACGGCCTGGAACGTCAGCTGGGACGAGTTCGTCAAGGGCAGCGCCCTGCCCGTCCCGGCCGGGCTGCGGCCGTCCCCGTCGGCCGCGCCGCACCCGGGCGCGGTGGCCGGGGGCTCGCCGGCGCCGGCACCGTCCGTGCGCGGCGGCTGA
- a CDS encoding STAS domain-containing protein: MRQRDDRLHMEITVADHEVEVRATGEVDIATVAAFRSALWDAPPRPVLRLDLSGVGLLSATGVRALVAAHLRVRARGGELVLLRPDPVVERVLRATGLHRVIPIVDPCADRELVPC; encoded by the coding sequence ATGCGACAGCGCGACGACCGGCTCCACATGGAGATCACCGTGGCCGACCACGAGGTGGAGGTGCGGGCGACCGGCGAGGTCGACATCGCCACGGTCGCCGCCTTCCGCTCCGCGCTCTGGGACGCCCCGCCCCGGCCCGTGCTCCGGCTGGACCTCTCGGGCGTTGGCTTGCTCTCCGCCACCGGGGTGCGGGCGCTGGTCGCCGCGCACCTGCGCGTCCGCGCCCGGGGCGGGGAGCTGGTGCTGCTCCGTCCCGACCCGGTCGTCGAGCGGGTGCTGCGGGCCACCGGCCTGCACCGGGTCATCCCGATCGTGGATCCGTGCGCCGACCGGGAGCTGGTGCCCTGCTGA
- a CDS encoding Lrp/AsnC family transcriptional regulator: protein MAEPAAGTGRSARPLDDVDRRILDELVRDGRTSVRTLAERIHISRTNAYARVERLLRDGVITGFRAQVAPEAAGLGTSAYIALKIEQNTWREVSAELARVRYIEHAALLGGDHDVLALVRAPDNATLRDVVLGRVQSIAGVLSTRTWLVFEEFDGERSPWE, encoded by the coding sequence GTGGCGGAGCCGGCAGCCGGAACGGGACGTTCGGCGCGACCGCTGGACGACGTCGACCGGCGGATCCTCGACGAGCTGGTCCGCGACGGCCGCACGTCGGTGCGTACCCTCGCCGAGCGCATCCACATCTCGCGCACCAACGCGTACGCCCGCGTCGAGCGGCTGCTGCGCGACGGCGTGATCACCGGCTTCCGGGCCCAGGTCGCGCCCGAGGCGGCGGGGCTCGGCACCTCGGCGTACATCGCGCTGAAGATCGAGCAGAACACCTGGCGCGAGGTGTCGGCGGAGCTGGCCCGGGTGCGCTACATCGAGCACGCCGCCCTGCTCGGCGGCGACCACGACGTGCTCGCCCTGGTCCGGGCGCCCGACAACGCCACCCTGCGCGACGTGGTGCTGGGCCGCGTGCAGAGCATCGCCGGCGTACTCTCCACCCGCACCTGGCTGGTCTTCGAGGAGTTCGACGGCGAGCGCAGCCCGTGGGAGTGA
- a CDS encoding dihydrolipoamide acetyltransferase family protein — MTTVDGTQVFLLPDLGEGLSEAEIVEWRVAVGDVVTVDQSVVEVETAKAVVDVPCPYAGRVVALHGAAGETRPVGQPLITIAPLDGDGGAGDEPAGHATYREEERAGSGNVLIGYGTGHGGAGRRRRRPRLVAAPDPTPAASAAPAPVERPAALADRPDAASAPLVISPIVRRLAREHGLDLAALRGTGPGGVVRRADVEAAVAEAATPAARLAAVPDEPAPSAVPGAEDLVVPLTGIRKVIADKLSRSRREIPEVTIWVDVDATGLLETRVAINAATPDAPVSILALLARICLSGLRRYPQLNARVDTEGQRIVQSAGVHLGIAAQTDRGLVVPVLRDAQRLTTAELAAELTATTTAARAGTLPPARLTGGTFTLNNYGVFGVDGSTPIINHPEAALLGVGRIVDKPWVVDGQLAVRKVTQLSLTFDHRVCDGGVAGGFLRHVADCVERPAVLIANV, encoded by the coding sequence GTGACCACCGTGGATGGTACGCAGGTCTTCCTCCTGCCCGACCTGGGCGAGGGGCTGAGCGAGGCCGAGATCGTCGAGTGGCGGGTCGCCGTGGGTGACGTGGTCACGGTGGACCAGAGCGTCGTCGAGGTGGAGACCGCCAAGGCGGTCGTCGACGTGCCCTGCCCGTACGCCGGGCGGGTCGTGGCGCTGCACGGCGCGGCGGGCGAGACCCGCCCGGTCGGCCAGCCGCTGATCACCATCGCGCCCCTCGACGGCGACGGCGGGGCCGGCGACGAGCCCGCCGGGCACGCCACCTACCGCGAGGAGGAACGGGCCGGTTCCGGCAACGTCCTCATCGGCTACGGCACCGGCCACGGCGGCGCGGGGCGGCGGCGTCGGCGCCCCCGTCTCGTGGCCGCGCCCGATCCCACCCCCGCCGCGTCGGCGGCGCCCGCCCCGGTCGAGCGCCCGGCCGCCCTTGCCGACCGTCCGGACGCCGCGTCGGCGCCCCTGGTCATCTCGCCGATCGTGCGCCGGCTGGCCCGCGAGCACGGCCTCGACCTGGCCGCCCTGCGCGGCACCGGCCCCGGCGGCGTGGTGCGCCGGGCGGACGTGGAGGCCGCCGTCGCCGAGGCGGCCACGCCCGCCGCCCGGCTCGCCGCGGTGCCGGACGAGCCCGCCCCGTCGGCCGTCCCCGGCGCGGAGGACCTCGTCGTCCCGCTGACCGGCATCCGCAAGGTGATCGCCGACAAGCTCTCCCGCAGCCGGCGGGAGATCCCCGAGGTGACCATCTGGGTGGACGTGGACGCCACCGGGCTGCTGGAGACCCGCGTGGCGATCAACGCGGCGACCCCGGACGCGCCGGTGAGCATCCTGGCCCTGCTGGCCCGGATCTGCCTGTCCGGGCTGCGCCGGTACCCGCAGCTCAACGCCCGGGTCGACACCGAGGGCCAGCGGATCGTCCAGTCCGCCGGGGTGCACCTGGGCATCGCCGCCCAGACCGACCGGGGGCTGGTCGTGCCGGTGCTGCGGGACGCGCAGCGGCTCACCACCGCCGAGCTGGCCGCCGAGCTGACCGCGACCACCACGGCCGCCCGGGCCGGCACGCTGCCCCCGGCCCGGCTGACCGGTGGCACGTTCACGCTCAACAACTACGGCGTCTTCGGCGTCGACGGCTCCACCCCGATCATCAACCACCCGGAGGCGGCGCTGCTCGGGGTGGGCCGGATCGTGGACAAGCCCTGGGTGGTGGACGGGCAGCTCGCGGTGCGCAAGGTGACGCAGCTCAGCCTGACCTTCGACCACCGGGTCTGCGACGGCGGGGTGGCCGGCGGCTTCCTGCGGCACGTCGCCGACTGCGTCGAGCGGCCGGCGGTGCTGATCGCCAACGTCTGA
- a CDS encoding DNA polymerase domain-containing protein produces MATPAEEIQVGERLVRVSSPDKPYFPELGLTKLDVVRYFLAVGDGILRALRDRPTMLERWPRGVFDGAKIGTRQDNRGDAFYQKRLPAGAPDWVRTAHITFPSGRTADEVAPGELAVVIWAANLGTLRFHPWPVSAADVERPDQLRIDLDPMPGVGFDQVVPVAHEVRAFLAELGLTGYPKTTGGRGLHVYLSIEPRWSFGDCRRAVLALGREMQRRLPDLVTTTWWREQRDRPVFVDYNQMSRDHTMASAYSIRPTPQALVSAPLDWSELDDARPEDFAVTTMPARFAGRGDPHAGLDDRRFSLQPLLELADREGLEAPPER; encoded by the coding sequence TTCCCGGAACTCGGGCTGACCAAGCTGGACGTGGTGCGCTACTTCCTCGCCGTCGGCGACGGCATCCTGCGCGCCCTGCGGGACCGCCCGACCATGCTGGAGCGGTGGCCGCGCGGCGTCTTCGACGGGGCGAAGATCGGCACCCGGCAGGACAACCGGGGCGACGCCTTCTACCAGAAGCGACTGCCGGCGGGCGCGCCCGACTGGGTGCGCACCGCCCACATCACCTTCCCCAGCGGGCGTACGGCCGACGAGGTCGCGCCCGGTGAGCTGGCGGTGGTGATCTGGGCGGCCAACCTGGGCACGCTGCGGTTCCACCCGTGGCCGGTCTCCGCCGCCGACGTCGAGCGGCCCGACCAGCTGCGCATCGACCTGGACCCGATGCCGGGGGTGGGCTTCGACCAGGTGGTGCCGGTGGCCCACGAGGTGCGCGCGTTCCTCGCCGAGCTGGGGCTGACCGGCTACCCGAAGACCACCGGCGGACGGGGCCTGCACGTCTACCTGTCCATCGAGCCCCGGTGGAGCTTCGGCGACTGCCGGCGGGCGGTGCTGGCGCTGGGGCGGGAGATGCAGCGCCGGCTGCCGGACCTGGTCACCACCACCTGGTGGCGGGAGCAACGGGACCGGCCGGTCTTCGTCGACTACAACCAGATGTCCCGGGACCACACGATGGCCTCGGCGTACTCCATCCGCCCCACCCCGCAGGCGCTGGTCTCCGCGCCGCTGGACTGGTCGGAGCTGGACGACGCCCGGCCGGAGGACTTCGCCGTGACCACGATGCCCGCCCGGTTCGCCGGGCGCGGCGACCCGCACGCGGGCCTCGACGACCGGCGGTTCTCCCTCCAGCCGCTGCTGGAGTTGGCCGACCGGGAGGGCCTGGAGGCCCCGCCGGAGCGCTGA
- a CDS encoding right-handed parallel beta-helix repeat-containing protein, whose protein sequence is MPSAAGVRRHAVAGAPLLCDAREHGLVGDGAANDQPALAALVDRLGDAYAADGRARIIYCPPGVYSMRDSGTVWRTGVSLVGAGPGATRFVLSNAGNRADPSPLAFYTTLQHGADRDRHLADCTFADFEIDGSGVASADYNPLAKGLGLQYVVRGVFRNLYIHHTAATGLGCDFLQDCLIDGVLVVGCGRLDNGTEMGGAGIGVGIGGWGSVERFNIVNCSAVANATNGIFLELQEVGQLRPRGVRIIGCHTQGNRFGISDWGANGLIVSACTMTGNLEAGFHVSAKGTTHTAGRGGILTDCVIDGNLRDGVSIGNTPGPYTIRGNRISGNGRYGYHQRDLGGCEEAVAEEIVIESNDFYGNSADAIRIDRPIRDAIVVGNRIRNNGRQWAPAMSGHGDSVRYTEKSVVDRRATWPNDGHRGKVVHVGERIAVVAANDDTELTLAPIRPDSPSGWSGATPAPGTPYELPGGPPVRAGIAINAAVDSATIRGNRIWDNKQPSTQNHGLWITAQGSCVDCRVEDNDLAGNADSAIRMDTPPVGGRWERNHGDDDWT, encoded by the coding sequence ATGCCCTCCGCCGCAGGCGTGCGGCGTCACGCGGTGGCCGGCGCCCCGCTGCTCTGCGACGCCCGGGAGCACGGCCTGGTCGGCGACGGGGCCGCCAACGACCAGCCGGCGCTCGCCGCGCTGGTGGACCGGCTCGGCGACGCGTACGCCGCCGACGGCCGGGCGAGGATCATCTACTGCCCGCCCGGGGTCTACTCGATGCGGGACTCGGGCACCGTGTGGCGTACCGGGGTGTCGCTGGTCGGCGCCGGCCCGGGGGCGACCCGCTTCGTGCTCAGCAACGCCGGCAACCGGGCCGACCCGTCGCCGCTGGCGTTCTACACCACCCTCCAGCACGGCGCCGACCGGGACCGGCACCTGGCCGACTGCACCTTCGCCGACTTCGAGATCGACGGCTCGGGAGTGGCGTCGGCGGACTACAACCCGCTGGCCAAGGGGCTCGGGTTGCAGTACGTCGTACGGGGCGTCTTCCGTAACCTGTACATCCACCACACCGCCGCCACCGGCCTGGGCTGCGACTTCCTCCAGGACTGCCTGATCGACGGGGTGCTGGTGGTGGGCTGCGGGCGGCTGGACAACGGCACCGAGATGGGTGGCGCGGGCATCGGCGTCGGCATCGGCGGCTGGGGCAGCGTGGAGCGGTTCAACATCGTCAACTGCAGCGCGGTCGCCAACGCCACCAACGGCATCTTCCTGGAGTTGCAGGAGGTGGGCCAGCTGCGCCCACGGGGAGTGCGGATCATCGGCTGCCACACCCAGGGCAACCGCTTCGGCATCTCCGACTGGGGCGCGAACGGCCTGATCGTCTCCGCCTGCACGATGACCGGCAACCTGGAGGCCGGCTTCCACGTCTCGGCGAAGGGCACCACGCACACCGCCGGGCGGGGCGGCATCCTCACCGACTGCGTGATCGACGGCAACCTGCGCGACGGGGTCAGCATCGGCAACACCCCGGGCCCGTACACGATCCGCGGCAACCGGATCAGCGGCAACGGCCGGTACGGCTACCACCAGCGCGACCTCGGCGGCTGCGAGGAGGCCGTAGCCGAGGAGATCGTCATCGAGAGCAACGACTTCTACGGCAACAGCGCCGACGCCATCCGCATCGACCGGCCGATCCGCGACGCCATCGTGGTCGGCAACCGGATCCGGAACAACGGGCGGCAGTGGGCGCCGGCCATGAGCGGGCACGGCGACTCGGTGCGGTACACCGAGAAGTCGGTGGTGGACCGGCGGGCGACGTGGCCGAACGACGGCCACCGGGGCAAGGTGGTGCACGTCGGCGAGCGGATCGCCGTGGTGGCGGCCAACGACGACACCGAGCTCACGCTCGCGCCGATCCGGCCGGACTCGCCGAGCGGGTGGAGCGGGGCCACCCCGGCGCCGGGCACGCCGTACGAGCTGCCCGGGGGACCGCCGGTGCGGGCGGGCATCGCGATCAACGCGGCCGTCGACTCGGCCACCATCCGGGGAAACCGGATCTGGGACAACAAGCAGCCGAGCACCCAGAACCACGGACTGTGGATCACCGCGCAGGGCAGCTGCGTGGACTGCCGCGTCGAGGACAACGACCTCGCCGGCAATGCCGACTCGGCGATCCGGATGGACACCCCGCCAGTGGGCGGCCGGTGGGAACGCAACCACGGCGACGACGACTGGACGTGA
- a CDS encoding SMP-30/gluconolactonase/LRE family protein, with protein sequence MVPPRPRAPRLIRPVREPATVPPPLDGPWAPADRRLDAVELLPLPAGVSGPEDVVVDPSGRVVSGSEDGRLWWWPVDAPPGTLPRPLADTGGRPLGVEVDPRDGSLVVCDAYRGLLRVTGDGAVRELGGLGARAHLADNATVARDGTVYFTDSSDRFPLSHWKRDLLEHRPNGRVLAYDPRSGRTDVVRAGFHFPNGLALTPDESALMLVETATHRLVRVALADGAVTVLADLPAYPDNLTPVGDGTYWIALPSPRVPVVERLLPHPRLRQLVAVLPAAVQPKPLRYGLVAQVDGEGRVLRTLHGPRGTYDMITGVRQHGGHLWLGSLTGPGVARVPLG encoded by the coding sequence ATGGTCCCTCCCCGCCCCCGTGCGCCCCGACTGATCCGACCCGTCCGCGAGCCCGCCACCGTGCCGCCGCCGCTCGACGGTCCGTGGGCGCCCGCCGACCGCCGGCTCGACGCCGTCGAGCTGCTGCCCCTGCCGGCCGGCGTGTCCGGCCCGGAGGACGTGGTCGTCGACCCGTCCGGCCGGGTCGTCAGCGGATCGGAGGACGGCCGGCTCTGGTGGTGGCCGGTGGACGCGCCGCCCGGCACCCTCCCCCGGCCGCTCGCCGACACCGGAGGCCGACCGCTGGGCGTGGAGGTCGACCCGCGCGACGGCAGCCTCGTGGTCTGCGACGCGTACCGGGGGTTGCTGCGGGTGACCGGTGACGGGGCGGTACGCGAGCTGGGCGGGCTCGGGGCGAGGGCGCACCTCGCCGACAACGCCACGGTCGCCCGCGACGGCACGGTCTACTTCACCGACTCCTCCGACCGCTTCCCGCTCTCACACTGGAAGCGGGACCTGCTGGAGCATCGGCCCAACGGGCGGGTGCTGGCGTACGACCCGCGCAGCGGACGCACCGACGTCGTCCGCGCCGGGTTCCACTTCCCCAACGGGCTCGCGCTCACCCCGGACGAGTCGGCGCTGATGCTGGTCGAGACCGCCACCCACCGGCTGGTGCGGGTCGCCCTGGCCGACGGCGCGGTCACCGTCCTGGCCGACCTGCCGGCGTACCCGGACAACCTCACCCCGGTGGGCGACGGGACGTACTGGATCGCGCTGCCCAGCCCCCGGGTGCCGGTGGTCGAGCGGCTGCTGCCCCACCCCCGGCTGCGGCAGCTGGTGGCGGTGCTGCCGGCGGCGGTGCAGCCGAAGCCGCTGCGCTACGGCCTGGTGGCCCAGGTCGACGGCGAGGGGCGGGTGCTGCGCACCCTGCACGGTCCGCGCGGGACGTACGACATGATCACCGGCGTCCGTCAGCACGGCGGGCACCTGTGGCTGGGCAGCCTCACGGGTCCCGGGGTGGCCCGGGTGCCGCTGGGCTGA
- the pdhA gene encoding pyruvate dehydrogenase (acetyl-transferring) E1 component subunit alpha, whose amino-acid sequence MTTTPEAVRRAPRSRRAATPPDPAKPLLPATEPVRLLDPTGTPLRAPAAYPEPPVEALVEMYRRMVVGRRFDVQATALTKQGRLAVYPSSRGQEACQVGAVLALRESDWVFPTYRESMALVSRGIDPVEVLTLLRGDWHCGYDPAERRTAPQCTPLATQCVHAAGVAYGEAYQGRDTVALAFIGDGATSEGDFHEGVNFAAVFKAPVVYFVQNNRYAISVPLSRQTAAPSLAYKGVGYGVPSEQVDGNDPVAVLAVLTRAVEHARSGKGPFLVEAHTYRMEAHTNADDATRYRDGAEVEAWRDRDPVVRLETYLRSRGALDDAAVAAVAEEAEAYAADLRTRMNAQPTVDPMSLFDHVYAEPTPQLVEQREQVRAELAAAADEEGER is encoded by the coding sequence GTGACGACCACACCCGAGGCGGTCCGCAGGGCCCCGCGCAGCCGCCGGGCGGCCACCCCGCCCGACCCGGCCAAGCCGCTGCTGCCGGCCACCGAACCCGTCCGTCTGCTCGATCCGACCGGTACGCCGCTGCGCGCCCCCGCCGCCTACCCCGAGCCGCCCGTCGAGGCGCTCGTCGAGATGTACCGGCGGATGGTCGTCGGCCGCCGCTTCGACGTCCAGGCCACCGCGCTGACCAAGCAGGGCCGGCTGGCCGTCTACCCGTCCTCGCGCGGCCAGGAGGCCTGCCAGGTCGGCGCCGTCCTCGCCCTGCGCGAGTCGGACTGGGTCTTCCCGACCTACCGGGAGTCGATGGCTCTCGTCAGTCGGGGCATCGACCCCGTCGAGGTGCTGACCCTGCTGCGCGGGGACTGGCACTGCGGGTACGACCCCGCCGAGCGGCGCACCGCCCCGCAGTGCACCCCGCTGGCCACGCAGTGCGTGCACGCCGCCGGCGTGGCCTACGGCGAGGCGTACCAGGGGCGCGACACCGTGGCGCTGGCGTTCATCGGCGACGGCGCCACCAGCGAGGGCGACTTCCACGAGGGCGTCAACTTCGCCGCCGTGTTCAAGGCCCCCGTCGTCTACTTCGTGCAGAACAACCGGTACGCGATCAGCGTCCCGCTGTCGCGGCAGACCGCCGCCCCGTCGCTGGCGTACAAGGGCGTCGGTTACGGCGTGCCCAGCGAGCAGGTCGACGGCAACGACCCCGTGGCCGTGCTCGCGGTGCTCACCCGCGCGGTGGAGCACGCCCGCTCCGGCAAGGGCCCGTTCCTGGTCGAGGCGCACACCTACCGGATGGAGGCGCACACCAACGCCGACGACGCCACCCGCTACCGCGACGGCGCCGAGGTCGAGGCCTGGCGGGACCGGGACCCGGTGGTCCGGCTGGAGACGTACCTGCGCTCGCGCGGCGCCCTCGACGACGCCGCCGTCGCCGCGGTCGCCGAGGAGGCCGAGGCGTACGCCGCCGACCTGCGCACCCGGATGAACGCGCAGCCGACGGTCGACCCGATGAGCCTCTTCGACCACGTCTACGCCGAGCCCACCCCACAACTGGTCGAGCAGCGCGAGCAGGTCCGCGCCGAGCTGGCCGCCGCCGCGGACGAGGAGGGTGAGCGCTGA
- a CDS encoding alpha-ketoacid dehydrogenase subunit beta, whose translation MATLTMAKALNAALADAMLDDDRVVVFGEDVGALGGVFRITDGLQARFGDKRCFDTPLAEAGIVGFAVGMAMSGLRPVVEMQFDAFAYPAFEQIASHVAKLRNRTRGALSVPIVIRVPYAGGIGGVEHHCDSSEAYYAHTPGLKVVTPATVEDAYSLLRQAIDDPDPVVFMEPKKLYFSSAEAELSTTTAPIGRAVVRRPGRDATLVAYGPAVPVALEAAEAAREEGWDLEVVDVRSIVPFDDETVTASVRRTGRCVVIQEAQGFAGVGAEIAARVQERCFHALHAPVLRVSGLDIPYPAPMLEHTHLPSVDRVLDTVARLQWDDQPDGRWLSRGSAA comes from the coding sequence ATGGCGACCCTGACCATGGCGAAGGCGCTCAACGCCGCGCTCGCCGACGCGATGCTCGACGACGACCGGGTGGTCGTCTTCGGCGAGGACGTCGGGGCGCTCGGTGGCGTCTTCCGGATCACCGACGGCCTCCAGGCCCGCTTCGGCGACAAGCGTTGCTTCGACACCCCGCTCGCCGAGGCCGGCATCGTCGGCTTCGCCGTCGGCATGGCCATGTCCGGGCTGCGCCCGGTGGTCGAGATGCAGTTCGACGCGTTCGCGTACCCGGCGTTCGAGCAGATCGCCTCGCACGTGGCGAAGCTGCGCAACCGCACCCGGGGCGCGCTCAGCGTGCCGATCGTCATCCGGGTGCCGTACGCCGGCGGCATCGGCGGCGTCGAGCACCACTGCGACTCCAGCGAGGCCTACTACGCGCACACCCCGGGCCTGAAGGTCGTCACCCCGGCCACGGTCGAGGACGCGTACTCGCTGCTGCGCCAGGCGATCGACGATCCCGACCCGGTCGTGTTCATGGAGCCGAAGAAGCTCTACTTCTCCAGCGCCGAGGCGGAGCTCTCCACGACCACCGCGCCGATCGGCCGCGCGGTCGTGCGTCGCCCCGGCCGCGACGCGACGCTCGTGGCGTACGGGCCGGCGGTGCCGGTCGCGCTGGAGGCCGCCGAGGCCGCCCGCGAGGAGGGCTGGGACCTGGAGGTCGTGGACGTGCGCAGCATCGTGCCGTTCGACGACGAGACCGTCACGGCCTCGGTCCGGCGCACCGGCCGGTGCGTGGTGATCCAGGAGGCGCAGGGCTTCGCGGGGGTCGGCGCCGAGATCGCCGCCCGCGTGCAGGAGCGCTGCTTCCACGCCCTGCACGCCCCCGTGCTGCGGGTGTCCGGGCTGGACATCCCGTACCCGGCGCCGATGCTGGAGCACACCCACCTGCCGTCGGTGGACCGGGTCCTCGACACGGTGGCCCGGCTCCAGTGGGACGACCAGCCCGACGGGCGCTGGCTGAGCCGGGGGAGCGCGGCGTGA
- a CDS encoding DoxX family membrane protein, with protein METMTATIERTTARTDAPVAETRHETTRERAARYVFAGIRIALGWTFLWAFLDKVFGLGFATEAKNAWINGGSPTKGFLTFGAAGPFADFYHGIAGAAWADVLFMTGLAAIGVALLLGIGMRVAAVAGAVLYVMMWTVVLPPENNPFMDDHLLNAALLVGLALVNAGATLGLGRAWAKLPIVRRFPWLR; from the coding sequence GTGGAGACAATGACCGCGACGATCGAGCGCACCACCGCCAGGACCGACGCTCCCGTGGCGGAGACGCGGCACGAGACCACCAGGGAACGGGCGGCCCGGTACGTCTTCGCCGGCATCCGGATCGCCCTCGGCTGGACCTTCCTCTGGGCGTTCCTGGACAAGGTCTTCGGCCTGGGCTTCGCCACCGAGGCGAAGAACGCCTGGATCAACGGCGGCAGCCCCACCAAGGGCTTCCTGACCTTCGGTGCCGCGGGTCCGTTCGCGGACTTCTACCACGGCATCGCCGGGGCCGCCTGGGCCGACGTGCTCTTCATGACCGGCCTGGCCGCGATCGGCGTGGCGCTGCTGCTCGGCATCGGGATGCGCGTCGCCGCGGTCGCCGGCGCGGTGCTCTACGTGATGATGTGGACGGTCGTCCTGCCTCCCGAGAACAACCCCTTCATGGACGACCACCTGCTCAACGCGGCGCTGCTGGTCGGTCTCGCCCTGGTCAACGCCGGCGCGACCCTTGGCCTGGGCAGGGCGTGGGCGAAGCTCCCGATCGTGCGGCGGTTCCCCTGGCTGCGGTGA
- a CDS encoding FKBP-type peptidyl-prolyl cis-trans isomerase has product MNQAAGAHSGKPEVGPIEGAPPADLVIDDITVGEGPEAQPGQLASVHYVGVAHSTGREFDASWNRGEAFEFPLGGGQVISGWDRGVVGMRVGGRRRLTIPPHLGYGDRGAGGVIKPGETLVFVVDLLGVR; this is encoded by the coding sequence ATGAACCAGGCAGCAGGCGCCCACTCGGGCAAGCCCGAGGTGGGTCCGATCGAGGGCGCGCCCCCGGCCGATCTCGTCATCGACGACATCACCGTCGGCGAGGGGCCGGAGGCCCAGCCGGGCCAACTGGCCAGCGTCCACTACGTGGGGGTCGCGCACTCCACCGGTCGCGAGTTCGACGCCTCGTGGAACCGGGGCGAGGCGTTCGAGTTCCCGCTGGGCGGCGGGCAGGTCATCTCCGGCTGGGACCGGGGCGTCGTGGGCATGCGGGTCGGCGGCCGGCGCCGCCTGACCATCCCGCCGCACCTGGGTTACGGCGACCGGGGCGCCGGCGGCGTCATCAAGCCGGGCGAGACGCTCGTCTTCGTCGTCGACCTGCTCGGCGTGCGCTGA